In Gordonia crocea, the following are encoded in one genomic region:
- a CDS encoding helix-turn-helix transcriptional regulator produces the protein MPHHHLPRPELFRAASEPSLPDAPATVTAILGGAGTGKSVLAAEYAASATGSCWLTVTDQHTVLDQLRQSVLTARTDSAQMQDLRPPDPLSRHGDDFLIVIDDAHLITDRQVTDRLAELIRWAPASTRFAVVGRFEPPGLLTRARQDCRVVNINGEHLAFTAPQVNALGHRYGRTLDDETTRRLLRHTHGWAAAVALWLGDSTASAGAIVPGSLLTDYLHARILGGRSDRVQQILAGGAVPGEVSDELLVELTGETNAPAALLHVAAEEAFLSVSRRDDRLRFRFLPMALRFFAEHPAVGPQPTTRRAALAARSHLAHHRYADAVAAAVASADAATLTAVLGDENVRLTLVDSPQLLIDELADIRLEADTPDAVKLVVAVADTLAAGTLLLRDSVDYLTYTPQLQPLCDAVVALVAATTAPGVVPTTPPVDTQQASLSRLAHRDNDVYPSGMRQYAEIHTALAATILGDYPTAAKALSHAALIAAATSDESLAAAVGLARLPLATLSGDLRAATPPPRTTGPRTPGETESLTILGHMFAELAAHYRLEPIPPDPVWRTAIDGQPNHVQRTIRLLSTLIDGQSSRSHPESDLFPTGDQETLPKPVLALTAAETQQRLVDRREMRLAAAFARHVRLNLGDCAETVVTQAQLGHAGDRTPALRSAVDGSTTHHHPATVVWAGVLLAITDSHNSQAWLAEALATAERSGAYLPFLSLREKALPLLDEHSATIAPPSWLRARLRDTANRVRLSPKEVQVLLCLAEPQTVGDVAERLFVSVNTAKTHIRQIYRKLGVSTRREALAEARRQGLL, from the coding sequence ATGCCGCATCACCACCTCCCCCGTCCGGAACTCTTCCGCGCGGCCTCCGAACCGAGTCTCCCCGACGCACCCGCAACGGTAACCGCGATCCTCGGCGGAGCCGGCACCGGCAAGTCGGTCCTTGCGGCCGAATATGCCGCGAGCGCCACCGGTTCGTGCTGGTTGACGGTTACCGACCAACACACCGTGCTCGACCAACTCCGCCAGTCGGTTCTCACCGCACGGACCGACAGTGCCCAGATGCAGGACCTACGGCCGCCTGACCCGCTGTCCCGGCACGGCGACGACTTCCTCATCGTCATCGATGACGCCCACCTCATCACCGACAGGCAGGTCACCGACCGGCTGGCGGAGCTTATCCGGTGGGCTCCGGCGAGCACGCGGTTCGCCGTCGTCGGAAGGTTCGAACCACCGGGATTGCTGACTCGGGCGCGCCAGGACTGCCGGGTGGTGAACATCAACGGGGAACACCTCGCCTTCACGGCACCACAGGTCAACGCCCTCGGACACAGGTACGGCCGGACACTCGACGATGAAACAACGCGGCGCCTGTTGCGCCACACCCATGGGTGGGCGGCAGCCGTCGCCCTGTGGTTGGGCGATTCAACCGCATCGGCGGGAGCGATCGTCCCCGGCAGCCTCCTCACCGATTACCTCCACGCCCGCATCCTCGGCGGCCGCTCGGACCGGGTACAGCAGATCCTGGCGGGCGGCGCGGTCCCGGGCGAGGTCTCCGACGAACTCCTCGTCGAACTCACCGGGGAAACGAATGCGCCCGCGGCCCTACTCCACGTTGCCGCCGAGGAGGCGTTCTTGTCCGTCTCCCGAAGAGACGATCGCCTCCGATTCCGGTTCCTCCCAATGGCTCTGCGATTCTTCGCCGAGCACCCGGCGGTCGGGCCGCAACCGACGACTCGAAGGGCAGCTCTCGCTGCGCGTTCCCACCTCGCCCATCACCGGTACGCAGACGCCGTCGCCGCCGCCGTCGCCAGTGCCGACGCGGCAACCCTGACTGCCGTACTCGGCGATGAGAACGTACGCCTCACCCTCGTGGACTCGCCACAACTACTCATCGATGAACTCGCCGACATCCGACTGGAGGCCGACACACCCGACGCAGTGAAACTCGTTGTGGCAGTGGCTGACACGCTTGCCGCTGGCACGTTGCTCCTGCGCGACTCGGTTGACTACCTCACCTACACCCCGCAGCTGCAGCCCCTCTGCGACGCGGTGGTCGCGTTGGTTGCGGCGACGACCGCCCCCGGTGTCGTGCCGACAACCCCACCCGTCGACACACAGCAGGCCAGCCTCAGTCGCCTCGCCCACCGCGACAACGACGTGTACCCGTCCGGAATGCGCCAGTACGCCGAGATCCACACCGCACTGGCGGCGACGATACTGGGTGACTATCCCACCGCCGCCAAGGCGTTGTCGCATGCGGCGCTGATCGCAGCGGCAACGTCGGACGAGTCACTCGCAGCGGCGGTCGGCCTCGCCCGACTTCCCCTGGCCACACTGTCGGGCGATCTTCGCGCGGCCACACCGCCCCCGCGAACAACGGGCCCGCGCACACCGGGCGAGACGGAGTCCCTGACCATCCTGGGACACATGTTTGCCGAGCTCGCCGCGCACTACCGCCTGGAGCCAATTCCGCCCGATCCGGTCTGGCGCACCGCCATCGACGGACAACCGAACCATGTGCAGCGAACGATCCGACTGCTGTCCACGCTGATCGACGGGCAGTCGTCGCGGTCCCATCCAGAATCGGACCTGTTCCCCACCGGCGACCAGGAAACCCTCCCAAAGCCGGTCTTGGCGCTGACGGCCGCCGAAACGCAGCAGCGACTTGTCGACCGTCGGGAAATGCGGCTCGCTGCCGCATTCGCCAGACATGTGCGACTCAATCTCGGGGATTGCGCCGAGACCGTGGTAACGCAGGCACAACTGGGCCACGCTGGGGATCGGACCCCCGCGCTTCGCAGCGCGGTAGACGGCAGCACCACCCACCACCATCCGGCCACCGTTGTGTGGGCCGGCGTCCTGCTCGCCATCACCGACTCTCACAACTCGCAGGCCTGGCTGGCCGAAGCACTCGCCACCGCCGAGCGCTCTGGCGCGTACCTACCGTTCCTGTCTCTCCGCGAGAAAGCGCTTCCGCTCCTCGACGAGCATTCGGCCACCATTGCGCCGCCCTCATGGCTCCGCGCCCGACTCCGGGACACCGCCAACCGTGTGCGGCTCTCGCCGAAGGAGGTGCAGGTTCTCCTCTGCCTCGCCGAACCCCAGACGGTCGGCGACGTCGCCGAGCGGCTATTCGTCTCGGTCAACACCGCGAAGACGCATATCCGTCAGATCTACCGAAAGCTCGGCGTTTCCACCCGCCGGGAGGCCCTCGCCGAGGCGCGCCGCCAAGGATTGCTCTGA
- the nrdF gene encoding class 1b ribonucleoside-diphosphate reductase subunit beta, producing the protein MSATAHSPAEGAPIKLVSRVSAINWNRVPDEKDAEVWDRLTGNFWLPEKVPVSNDIPSWGTLTEYEKQLTMRVFTGLTLLDTIQGTVGAVSLIPDATTPHEEAVLTNIAFMESVHAKSYSSIFSTLCSTKEIDEAFRWSEENENLQRKANIVMDYYRGDDPLKRKVASTLLESFLFYSGFYLPMYWSSRAKLTNTADLIRLIIRDEAVHGYYIGYKYQRGLETQTPERRQELKDYTFELLFELYDNESDYTETLYDEVGLTEDVKKFLRYNANKALMNLGYEAMFPRDETDVNPAILSALSPNADENHDFFSGSGSSYVIGKAVNTEDEDWDF; encoded by the coding sequence ATGTCTGCGACCGCCCACAGCCCTGCCGAAGGCGCACCGATCAAGCTGGTCAGCCGGGTCAGTGCGATCAACTGGAACCGTGTTCCCGACGAGAAGGACGCCGAGGTCTGGGACCGCCTGACCGGCAACTTCTGGCTGCCGGAGAAGGTGCCCGTGTCCAACGACATCCCGTCGTGGGGCACGCTCACCGAATACGAGAAGCAGCTGACCATGCGGGTGTTCACCGGCCTGACGCTGCTCGACACGATCCAGGGCACCGTCGGCGCCGTCTCGCTGATCCCGGATGCGACGACCCCGCACGAGGAAGCGGTTCTCACCAACATCGCCTTCATGGAGTCAGTGCACGCCAAGAGCTACAGCTCGATCTTCTCCACCCTGTGCTCCACCAAGGAGATCGACGAGGCGTTCCGCTGGTCGGAGGAGAACGAGAACCTCCAGCGCAAGGCGAACATCGTCATGGACTACTACCGCGGCGACGACCCGCTCAAGCGCAAGGTCGCCTCGACGCTGCTGGAGTCCTTCCTGTTCTACTCGGGCTTCTACCTGCCGATGTACTGGAGCAGCCGCGCCAAGCTGACGAACACCGCCGACCTGATCCGCCTGATCATCCGCGACGAGGCGGTGCACGGTTACTACATCGGCTACAAGTACCAGCGCGGGTTGGAGACCCAGACCCCCGAGCGGCGCCAGGAGCTCAAGGACTACACCTTCGAGCTGCTCTTCGAGCTCTATGACAACGAGTCGGACTACACCGAAACCCTCTACGACGAGGTCGGGCTCACCGAGGACGTCAAGAAGTTCCTGCGTTACAACGCCAACAAGGCGTTGATGAACCTCGGCTACGAGGCGATGTTCCCGCGCGACGAGACCGACGTGAACCCGGCGATCCTGTCTGCCCTGTCGCCCAACGCCGACGAGAACCACGACTTCTTCTCCGGCTCGGGCAGCAGCTACGTCATCGGCAAGGCGGTCAACACTGAGGACGAGGACTGGGACTTCTGA
- a CDS encoding DUF2252 domain-containing protein, which yields MHAAAAPVPPRPGTVDGKAQRKVAPRRGQGVWDPDRRDQDPLVTILAQEDIRDPGLLALRHGRMGASPWNYYRGAAAVMAADLASHPDSGIRVQLCGDAHVLNFGLWNTPERRLAFDLRDFDETLPGPFEWDLKRFLTSLVVLSRESGLRDKATRKAVAAGFRGYREWIARYATWPEIDIWTDIAEFDRLVQYAVPADDQERTGRILEKRAAKRTSRGALDKLTVVADGRRQIVEKHPYRVHVGDGYASQLNSVLEQYLATVRDDLKVLLGSFDVVDAVQQVVGVGSVGMRVFLILAEERRTGDPLFLQVKQAGPSVYEPWLGASTYARHGERVVHGQRLIQSAGDSFLGWVSASGGDQRHDYYVRQFRDGKVVPTGAEIAPQLARYAGVCGHVLARAHARGGDVAAINDYLGKSDRVEEAFTAFAFAYDDQNARDQVQLAKAIEDGRVVAEPGWP from the coding sequence ATGCACGCCGCCGCGGCGCCGGTTCCCCCACGGCCCGGCACGGTCGACGGCAAGGCGCAGCGCAAGGTCGCACCGCGCCGCGGACAGGGCGTGTGGGATCCGGATCGCCGCGACCAGGATCCCCTCGTGACCATCTTGGCCCAGGAGGACATCAGGGATCCGGGCCTGCTGGCACTGCGACACGGCCGGATGGGGGCCTCGCCGTGGAACTACTACCGCGGTGCCGCGGCGGTGATGGCGGCCGACCTGGCGTCGCATCCCGACAGCGGGATCCGGGTCCAGCTGTGCGGTGACGCCCACGTGCTCAACTTCGGGTTGTGGAACACTCCCGAGCGCCGGCTGGCCTTCGACCTGCGGGACTTCGACGAGACACTGCCCGGCCCGTTCGAGTGGGATCTCAAACGCTTCCTCACCAGCCTGGTGGTGTTGTCGCGGGAGAGTGGTCTGCGGGACAAGGCGACGCGCAAAGCGGTGGCCGCGGGCTTCCGCGGGTATCGGGAGTGGATCGCCCGGTACGCGACCTGGCCGGAGATCGACATCTGGACCGACATCGCCGAGTTCGACCGCCTCGTCCAATACGCGGTGCCGGCTGACGACCAAGAGCGCACTGGACGCATCTTGGAGAAGCGGGCGGCGAAGCGGACCAGTCGTGGCGCCTTGGACAAGCTCACCGTCGTCGCCGACGGGCGCCGCCAGATCGTCGAGAAGCATCCCTACCGGGTACACGTGGGCGACGGCTACGCCTCTCAGCTGAACTCGGTCCTCGAGCAGTACCTCGCCACGGTTCGCGACGACCTCAAGGTCCTGCTGGGCAGCTTCGACGTGGTCGACGCCGTGCAGCAGGTGGTCGGCGTCGGCAGTGTCGGCATGCGGGTCTTCCTGATCCTCGCCGAGGAGCGCCGCACCGGGGATCCGCTGTTCCTCCAGGTCAAGCAGGCCGGCCCGTCGGTGTACGAGCCGTGGTTGGGCGCCAGCACCTACGCGCGCCACGGCGAGCGCGTGGTCCACGGCCAGCGGCTCATCCAGAGCGCCGGCGACTCGTTTCTGGGGTGGGTCTCCGCGTCCGGCGGCGACCAGCGGCACGACTACTACGTCCGCCAGTTCCGCGACGGCAAGGTGGTACCCACCGGGGCGGAGATCGCCCCCCAGCTCGCCCGCTACGCGGGGGTCTGCGGTCACGTGCTGGCCCGCGCCCACGCGCGCGGCGGTGATGTCGCGGCGATCAACGACTACCTGGGCAAGTCTGATCGCGTCGAGGAGGCGTTCACCGCCTTTGCCTTCGCCTACGACGACCAGAACGCGCGTGACCAAGTTCAGTTGGCGAAGGCCATTGAAGACGGCCGAGTGGTCGCAGAACCCGGTTGGCCCTGA
- a CDS encoding DEAD/DEAH box helicase, giving the protein MPDRLVPGPLTDLPPLRAMWRPGLGLALWRDTDAPGDDDAPPPLAADEVPPRLAEFLVGRAFRRRLPVTGADGRRVSRPCVVVGRTTTASLLSAIDEESAAQVGGELRFYRALLLGVGAACSAGSVAPGVAVADGEYHLRWTLVATPAWRRWMASMTDRTPESLAANDPHHGGRDSGAADFAAEMADTLCRLRLRTPGDPAVGPALLADLVDDPLPLPGDRGPVAGTAWSQWSASAAPGEPPVLFRLHLPDDDPDDRRDPPPPPIWRLQVCRRDDAGAIVAVAPQRLTATDLDEITSALATAIAACPALRDADADPQSLDFLLSTAAAEEFLTDGAGVLREEGFTVLLPRSIATVRPVLHAQALPVATNTGRAAIVGIDDLADFEWRLALGDAPGAAQLSQADLDALARQQGDLVRVRGQWVLAENAALSRAARFIAEQRQPAAAPTTTADLLALITGIADSRTPVPVTGAPGLGWLDDLAAGRTPVPPPVPPPPSLVATLRPYQRRGLDWLAHLSQQRIGGVLADDMGLGKTIQVIALLCHERQTADPAPTLIVCPMSLVGNWANELARFAPHLRVTVHHGPNRLRGKQFHTAAAGSAVVLTTFAIATRDRDLLATARFADRRWGRLVVDEAQHVKNVATSAAKALRVIDADHRLALTGTPVENRLEDLRAVVDLVNPGLLGSPSVFKARFAEPIERDRDAATARRLRSLTRPFLLRRAKTDPDIVDGLPAKTELVVRANLTVEQAALYRAIVDEVMAALADARQRALRRRTVLAALTRLKQVCNHPAHYLADGSPMMARGAHRSGKVELITDLATTAVDEGDRMLVFSQFAEFAHLLAPLLADHLGAEIPVLHGGLPRTERDRLVERFQGDDGPPVLVATLKAGGTGLNLTAANQVVHADRWWNPAVEDQATDRAYRIGQDRHVQVRKFVCVGTLEERIDEMIAAKRELSALTVQTGESWISDLGDAEVLDLLALRDEAVSQ; this is encoded by the coding sequence ATGCCCGACCGCCTCGTACCCGGACCGCTGACCGATCTCCCCCCGCTGCGGGCGATGTGGCGGCCCGGCCTGGGCCTTGCCCTCTGGCGCGACACCGACGCACCCGGCGACGATGACGCACCCCCACCACTGGCCGCCGACGAGGTGCCACCCCGCCTCGCCGAGTTCCTCGTCGGCCGTGCCTTCCGCCGGCGGTTGCCGGTGACCGGCGCCGACGGCAGGCGGGTCTCGCGGCCCTGCGTCGTCGTCGGCCGTACGACGACGGCCTCGCTGCTGTCGGCCATCGACGAGGAGTCCGCCGCACAGGTCGGCGGCGAACTGCGCTTCTACCGCGCCCTGCTCCTCGGCGTCGGAGCGGCGTGCAGCGCCGGTTCCGTGGCGCCGGGGGTGGCGGTCGCCGACGGCGAGTACCACCTGCGCTGGACCCTCGTCGCCACCCCGGCGTGGCGGCGGTGGATGGCGTCGATGACCGACCGCACCCCCGAGTCCCTCGCCGCCAACGACCCCCACCACGGCGGCCGGGACAGTGGCGCCGCGGATTTCGCCGCCGAGATGGCCGACACGCTGTGCCGGCTGCGGCTGCGCACTCCCGGCGACCCCGCCGTGGGACCGGCGCTGCTGGCCGATCTGGTCGACGACCCGCTGCCGCTGCCCGGCGACCGGGGCCCCGTCGCCGGCACCGCCTGGTCCCAGTGGTCGGCCAGCGCCGCCCCCGGCGAGCCGCCGGTCCTCTTCCGGCTCCATTTGCCCGACGACGATCCCGACGATCGGCGCGACCCGCCGCCACCGCCGATCTGGCGATTGCAGGTCTGCCGCCGCGACGACGCCGGCGCAATCGTCGCCGTGGCGCCGCAACGGCTCACCGCCACCGACCTCGACGAGATCACCTCGGCGCTGGCCACGGCCATCGCCGCGTGCCCGGCGCTGCGCGACGCCGACGCCGACCCGCAGTCACTGGACTTCCTGTTGTCCACCGCCGCGGCCGAGGAGTTCCTCACCGACGGTGCGGGGGTGCTGCGCGAGGAGGGCTTCACCGTGCTGCTCCCCCGCAGTATCGCCACCGTGCGCCCGGTGCTGCACGCCCAGGCGCTGCCGGTGGCCACCAACACCGGTCGGGCGGCGATCGTCGGGATCGACGACCTCGCCGACTTCGAGTGGCGGTTGGCCCTGGGCGATGCGCCCGGCGCCGCGCAACTGTCCCAGGCCGACCTCGACGCCCTCGCTCGGCAACAGGGCGACTTGGTCCGCGTGCGCGGGCAGTGGGTCCTCGCCGAGAATGCCGCGTTGAGCCGCGCGGCGCGGTTCATCGCCGAGCAGCGCCAACCCGCCGCCGCACCCACGACGACCGCCGATCTGTTGGCGCTCATCACCGGCATCGCCGACAGTCGCACACCGGTGCCGGTGACCGGCGCCCCGGGGTTGGGCTGGCTCGACGACCTGGCCGCCGGGCGGACCCCGGTCCCGCCGCCGGTGCCGCCACCCCCCTCCTTGGTCGCCACCCTGCGCCCGTACCAGCGCCGCGGATTGGATTGGCTGGCCCACCTGTCGCAGCAGCGCATCGGCGGGGTCCTTGCCGACGACATGGGTCTGGGCAAGACCATCCAGGTCATCGCGCTGTTGTGCCACGAGCGGCAGACCGCGGACCCGGCGCCGACGCTCATCGTGTGCCCGATGTCGCTGGTCGGCAACTGGGCGAACGAACTCGCCCGCTTCGCCCCGCATCTGCGCGTCACCGTCCACCACGGCCCGAACCGGCTGCGCGGCAAGCAGTTCCACACCGCCGCCGCCGGTTCGGCGGTCGTGCTGACCACCTTTGCCATCGCCACCCGCGACCGCGACCTGCTCGCCACCGCCCGGTTCGCCGACCGCCGGTGGGGGCGGCTGGTGGTCGACGAGGCCCAACACGTGAAGAACGTGGCCACGTCGGCGGCGAAGGCGCTGCGCGTGATCGACGCCGATCACCGTCTGGCGCTCACCGGCACCCCGGTGGAGAACCGGTTGGAAGACCTGCGGGCCGTCGTCGACCTGGTCAACCCCGGACTGCTGGGTTCGCCGTCGGTGTTCAAGGCGCGGTTCGCCGAGCCCATCGAGCGCGACCGCGACGCCGCCACCGCCCGGCGCCTGCGGTCGCTGACCCGACCATTCCTGCTGCGCCGGGCCAAAACCGACCCCGACATCGTCGACGGCCTGCCCGCCAAGACCGAGTTGGTCGTCCGCGCCAACCTCACCGTCGAGCAGGCGGCGCTGTACCGGGCGATCGTCGACGAGGTGATGGCCGCGCTGGCCGACGCCCGCCAGCGCGCCCTGCGCCGGCGCACCGTCCTGGCGGCGCTCACCCGGCTCAAGCAGGTCTGCAACCATCCCGCGCACTACCTGGCCGACGGTTCGCCGATGATGGCCAGGGGGGCGCACCGGTCGGGCAAGGTCGAGTTGATCACCGACCTGGCCACCACGGCGGTCGACGAGGGCGACCGCATGCTGGTGTTCTCCCAGTTCGCCGAGTTCGCCCACCTGCTCGCCCCGCTGCTCGCCGACCACCTCGGTGCGGAGATCCCGGTGCTGCACGGCGGCCTGCCCCGCACCGAACGGGACCGCCTGGTGGAGCGGTTCCAGGGCGACGATGGGCCGCCGGTACTGGTGGCCACGTTGAAGGCCGGGGGAACCGGGCTGAACCTGACCGCCGCCAACCAGGTGGTGCACGCCGACCGCTGGTGGAATCCAGCGGTCGAGGACCAGGCCACCGACCGCGCCTATCGAATCGGGCAGGACCGTCACGTCCAGGTTCGCAAATTCGTCTGCGTGGGCACCCTCGAGGAACGCATCGACGAGATGATCGCCGCCAAGCGCGAACTGTCGGCGCTGACCGTGCAGACCGGGGAGAGTTGGATCAGCGACCTCGGCGATGCGGAGGTCCTCGACCTCCTCGCCCTGCGCGACGAGGCGGTGAGCCAGTGA
- a CDS encoding SMI1/KNR4 family protein has product MDETQLHDLVERAIRAGATPGRPASPAAIDDAQDRLGVRFDDAYRSFLLRCNGLERLGEADLYPVDELGVSARWLDWDRFLRLEYFSDLPGAFEMRGDEQVPPVFHPAPPGQRHVLIGHVNGSLCASLVANFAVAAGPAVTGEIAQCRYEPWLLGPFDNALPTLVDDAQRWISDGIGHPYSEAWDQLGSVDAALASGTLATIRHCVSARWRAEIDAVAPDEALAELRARLWGSDTRPTTFTVDFPAWENGVFQVLVGDADDGLATVRPPVVLEDHVWRLDGWPAPGANR; this is encoded by the coding sequence GTGGACGAGACCCAGCTGCACGACCTGGTTGAGCGTGCGATTCGCGCCGGTGCGACGCCGGGCCGACCGGCCTCCCCCGCGGCGATCGACGACGCACAGGACCGGCTCGGGGTGCGCTTCGACGACGCCTACCGCTCCTTCCTCCTGCGGTGCAACGGACTCGAACGCCTCGGGGAGGCGGACCTGTATCCGGTCGACGAACTCGGGGTGTCGGCCCGCTGGCTCGACTGGGATCGGTTCTTGCGCCTCGAATACTTCTCCGATCTGCCGGGCGCCTTCGAGATGCGCGGTGACGAACAAGTACCACCGGTGTTTCACCCGGCACCGCCGGGACAGCGGCACGTGCTGATCGGCCACGTGAACGGCAGTCTCTGCGCCAGCCTCGTCGCCAACTTCGCCGTCGCCGCGGGCCCGGCGGTGACCGGCGAGATCGCCCAGTGCCGGTACGAACCGTGGCTCCTCGGCCCCTTCGACAATGCGTTGCCCACACTCGTCGACGATGCGCAGCGGTGGATCTCCGACGGGATCGGCCATCCCTACTCGGAGGCGTGGGATCAGCTCGGCTCGGTGGACGCCGCCTTGGCGTCGGGAACCCTCGCCACCATCCGCCACTGCGTCTCCGCCCGGTGGCGCGCCGAGATCGACGCGGTGGCGCCCGACGAGGCGCTGGCGGAGCTGCGCGCCCGGCTCTGGGGGTCCGACACCCGACCGACCACTTTCACCGTCGACTTTCCGGCCTGGGAGAACGGGGTCTTCCAGGTTCTCGTCGGCGATGCCGACGACGGGTTGGCCACGGTCCGGCCACCGGTGGTCCTCGAGGACCACGTGTGGCGGCTCGACGGGTGGCCGGCGCCGGGGGCGAACCGCTGA
- a CDS encoding DinB family protein, with amino-acid sequence MATDTKDWSVFAERRCDECGFDASAVDRAQIAPTLLDAASDWARVLRGRPADELRTRPSAQVWSPLEYGAHVRDVLRLFTDRVAAILTAPDPEFAGWDQEAAAIAARYNEQDPAIVAEEVAADGERVARIVDGIDDDGWSRTGSRDGREFTAEYLLRYLLHDVVHHRHDIGGPVAG; translated from the coding sequence GTGGCCACAGACACCAAAGACTGGAGCGTGTTCGCCGAACGCCGGTGCGACGAATGCGGATTCGACGCATCGGCGGTGGACCGCGCCCAGATCGCACCCACCCTGCTCGACGCGGCATCGGATTGGGCCCGGGTCCTGCGCGGCCGGCCGGCCGACGAGTTGCGCACCCGGCCATCGGCGCAGGTGTGGTCGCCGTTGGAGTACGGCGCGCACGTGCGCGACGTCCTGCGGTTGTTCACCGATCGGGTCGCGGCGATCCTGACCGCGCCGGACCCGGAATTCGCCGGGTGGGACCAGGAAGCGGCGGCGATCGCGGCGCGCTACAACGAGCAGGACCCCGCGATCGTGGCCGAAGAGGTCGCCGCGGACGGTGAGCGGGTCGCGCGGATCGTCGACGGGATCGACGACGACGGCTGGTCGCGCACCGGATCACGCGACGGCCGGGAGTTCACCGCCGAGTATCTGCTGCGGTACCTGCTGCATGACGTCGTGCACCACCGCCACGACATCGGCGGACCAGTGGCGGGCTAG
- a CDS encoding ABC transporter substrate-binding protein, giving the protein MAVLSACGSDDGVLRDPQGNPISTSTTRIAEVNLVNPDRDYAKTCAAPTAADTRRVDARRIVVTDPGLLDAVCALGLGPKIVAVTAAPGAVPAYLGPQLAQVPAVGAAPAADAVAKADADLVLTTPSTSRSAAAFGGVRSATIEPGGWEDVFRAVAAALGRPMTADRLLTQFRTDAQALGKRMDAAHSQVSLVRFGPGSETIAGTESFAGQILGIVGVQRPERQRSAGPTPITDENFTAADGDLIYVSFEPDGLEHGKSVLLSDRWLDMGAPTWKRVLGVDDAVWYRTSGLAAARLVLADLKKSLDGNSSQY; this is encoded by the coding sequence ATGGCAGTCCTGTCCGCCTGCGGAAGCGACGACGGCGTGCTCCGCGATCCGCAGGGAAACCCCATCTCCACCTCGACGACCCGCATCGCCGAGGTCAACCTGGTCAATCCCGACCGCGACTATGCCAAGACCTGTGCGGCACCCACCGCCGCCGACACCCGCCGCGTGGACGCGCGGCGCATCGTGGTCACCGATCCGGGACTGCTCGACGCGGTGTGCGCCCTCGGCCTGGGCCCCAAGATCGTCGCGGTCACCGCGGCCCCCGGCGCGGTTCCCGCCTATCTGGGCCCGCAACTGGCCCAGGTTCCCGCCGTCGGCGCCGCCCCGGCTGCCGACGCCGTGGCCAAAGCCGACGCCGACCTCGTGTTGACCACCCCGTCGACCTCGCGCTCGGCCGCCGCCTTCGGCGGTGTCCGCTCGGCGACGATCGAACCCGGCGGATGGGAAGACGTCTTCCGGGCCGTCGCCGCCGCGCTCGGCCGGCCGATGACCGCCGACCGGCTGTTGACGCAGTTCCGCACGGACGCGCAGGCGCTCGGCAAGCGGATGGACGCGGCCCACTCGCAGGTGTCGCTGGTGCGGTTCGGCCCGGGTTCGGAGACCATCGCCGGCACCGAGAGCTTCGCCGGGCAGATCCTCGGGATCGTCGGGGTGCAGCGGCCGGAACGCCAGCGCTCCGCCGGGCCCACCCCGATCACCGACGAGAACTTCACCGCGGCCGACGGCGACCTCATCTACGTCAGTTTCGAACCCGACGGGCTCGAGCACGGCAAGTCGGTGCTGCTCAGCGACCGGTGGCTCGACATGGGCGCCCCGACGTGGAAGCGCGTCCTCGGAGTCGACGACGCGGTCTGGTACCGGACGTCGGGCCTGGCCGCGGCCCGGCTGGTGCTGGCCGACCTGAAGAAATCCCTCGACGGCAACTCCTCGCAGTACTAG